In the genome of Rhodoplanes sp. Z2-YC6860, one region contains:
- a CDS encoding hydantoinase B/oxoprolinase family protein — MAKKAKTKAGKARKVDPVITEIVRNGVLAVTEEMKTNLMRTAYNMIIYEALDFTTGLFTPEGETVSIGIGLPTFIRGMAETVKAKIKHFGGIKNMKPGDIYVTNDSYTTGSHLNHFTFTLPIFHKGKLVGFSCCMAHWLDVGGVLGGMTTDIFSEGLQIPILKYQDQGKVNQDLLDIIRINVRLPPRAMGDLRAQVTAVKTGERRFLELLDRYGQQAVMDSIAVIMDRAEAAARARTKTIPDGTYEAESFLDDDGIDIGKRISVKVKVIVKGDEMTIDFTDVAKQVRGFYNSAITTGYGCAQVAYKCITSPTDYPINDGAFRSLKVIIPLGRIISATRPAPMRWWMTFPMTVIDTIFKALKPAIPDRVIAGHHADLVAPSFYGFNPKTSEFFIGTFGPLGGGWGAKRTEDGVSATVCMNDGDTHNGPNEQAEAKFPILVERFELIPDSGGAGKHRGGLGIARTTRALTPVTVNTQSERSAQPPWGLDGGGDATGNKVAFRVGGEWKSDFPNAKVLVAQLKAGDAFRISSGGGGGYGTAFERPAEDVQEDVRQGYVSAKAAADKYGVVIDPETFAIDQAATEKLRASQS; from the coding sequence ATGGCAAAAAAAGCGAAAACGAAAGCGGGCAAAGCCCGCAAGGTCGATCCGGTGATTACCGAGATCGTGCGCAACGGCGTGCTCGCCGTGACTGAGGAAATGAAGACAAACCTCATGCGCACGGCCTACAACATGATCATCTACGAGGCACTGGACTTCACCACCGGCCTGTTCACGCCGGAGGGCGAGACCGTCTCGATCGGCATCGGCCTGCCGACCTTCATCCGCGGCATGGCCGAGACCGTGAAGGCGAAGATCAAGCACTTCGGCGGCATCAAGAACATGAAGCCGGGCGACATCTACGTCACCAACGATTCGTACACGACCGGCAGCCATCTCAACCATTTCACCTTCACGCTGCCGATCTTCCACAAGGGCAAGCTGGTCGGCTTTTCCTGCTGCATGGCGCACTGGCTCGATGTCGGTGGTGTGCTCGGCGGCATGACCACCGACATCTTCTCCGAGGGCCTCCAGATCCCGATCCTGAAGTATCAGGATCAGGGCAAGGTCAATCAGGACCTGCTCGACATCATCCGCATCAATGTGCGCCTGCCGCCGCGCGCCATGGGCGACCTGCGCGCGCAGGTGACCGCGGTGAAGACCGGCGAGCGCCGCTTCCTCGAACTGCTCGACCGCTACGGCCAGCAGGCGGTGATGGATTCGATCGCCGTGATCATGGACCGCGCCGAGGCCGCGGCGCGCGCCCGCACGAAGACCATCCCGGACGGCACCTACGAGGCGGAGTCCTTCCTCGACGACGACGGCATCGACATCGGCAAGCGCATCTCGGTGAAGGTCAAGGTCATCGTCAAAGGCGACGAGATGACCATCGACTTCACCGATGTGGCGAAGCAGGTGCGCGGCTTCTACAACTCGGCGATCACCACGGGCTACGGCTGCGCCCAGGTGGCCTATAAGTGCATCACCTCGCCGACCGACTATCCGATCAACGACGGCGCGTTCCGAAGCCTCAAGGTGATCATCCCGCTGGGCCGCATCATCAGCGCGACACGACCCGCGCCGATGCGGTGGTGGATGACGTTCCCGATGACCGTCATCGACACCATCTTCAAGGCGCTGAAGCCTGCGATCCCGGATCGCGTGATCGCCGGCCATCATGCCGACTTGGTGGCGCCGAGCTTCTACGGCTTCAATCCGAAGACGTCGGAGTTCTTCATCGGCACCTTCGGGCCGCTCGGCGGCGGCTGGGGCGCCAAGCGCACCGAAGACGGCGTGTCGGCAACGGTCTGCATGAACGACGGTGATACCCACAACGGTCCGAACGAGCAGGCCGAAGCGAAATTCCCGATTTTGGTGGAGCGCTTCGAACTCATTCCGGACTCGGGCGGCGCAGGCAAACACCGCGGCGGGCTCGGCATTGCGCGTACCACGCGCGCGCTCACTCCTGTGACGGTCAACACCCAGAGCGAGCGCTCGGCGCAACCGCCTTGGGGTCTCGACGGCGGCGGCGACGCCACCGGCAACAAGGTGGCATTCCGCGTCGGCGGCGAATGGAAGTCGGATTTCCCCAACGCCAAGGTGCTGGTGGCGCAGCTCAAGGCGGGCGATGCGTTCCGCATCAGCTCCGGCGGCGGCGGCGGTTACGGCACGGCCTTCGAGCGTCCGGCCGAGGACGTGCAGGAAGACGTCCGGCAGGGCTATGTGAGCGCGAAAGCCGCGGCGGACAAATATGGTGTGGTGATTGATCCAGAAACCTTTGCTATCGATCAGGCCGCAACCGAAAAGCTCCGCGCGAGCCAGTCATAA
- a CDS encoding hydantoinase/oxoprolinase family protein produces MKAEKSRSNGAANVRLAADIGGTFTDIAVFDDKTGRLTFGKALSTPDRLVNGISNGVHKAGSQYASANLFLHGSTVAINTMLERTGAKTALVTTDGFRDVYEIGRINRPDAYNLYFQKHKPLIERALCFEVKERVRADGEVVIPLDEEGLAALGDKFEKLGIEAVAIMFINCYANSAHEKRAKEILSKRLPGVFVSASHELSQEYREFERVSTVAANAFIGPKVRRYIGEIDQHIRSDDFKGSFLIVQSTGGLYESEQAQSQCVRMLESGPAAGVIGTQALCHTLGIENAIAFDMGGTTAKAGVIYKGEALTTGAALIGGYDKALPIQIAMMDIFEVGTGGGSIAKLEDEALRVGPQSAGAQPGPACYGLGGTEPTVTDANLMLGRLGADRFLGGEMKLDTAAAERALAKIGKPLDMNATEAADGILRIAATAMSYAVKGVTTERGLDAGDFVMVAYGGAGPLHAVAVAREIGIRNVIIPGAPGVFSAFGMLFSDLRYDYVRTHLMQLADAPFDEIEAVFKELEQQGRDAIASTSVRPHQVTAKRALDMRYVGQEHPVTVELPLNVFAKQDRKAIKKHFDDDHLQRYGTSAPDERAEIVSLRVTVAGVMKKPPQEKIKKGGSAPTKAAFTGKRKASFDGKFRDTPTYRRAELLAGNKIAGPALIEEHASTTVLMPGDKMTVDAYGNLVIAVAGAK; encoded by the coding sequence ATGAAAGCGGAAAAGTCGCGTTCCAATGGGGCGGCTAACGTTCGCCTCGCGGCCGATATCGGCGGCACCTTCACCGACATTGCGGTGTTCGACGACAAAACCGGAAGGCTCACCTTCGGCAAGGCGCTGTCGACGCCCGATCGACTGGTCAACGGCATCAGCAACGGCGTGCACAAGGCCGGCAGCCAATACGCCTCGGCGAATCTGTTTCTGCACGGCTCGACGGTGGCCATCAACACCATGCTGGAGCGCACCGGCGCGAAGACCGCGCTGGTGACGACCGATGGCTTCCGCGACGTTTACGAGATCGGCCGCATCAACCGGCCCGACGCCTACAACCTCTATTTCCAGAAGCACAAGCCGCTCATCGAGCGCGCGTTGTGTTTCGAGGTGAAGGAACGCGTCCGCGCCGACGGCGAGGTGGTGATCCCGCTCGACGAAGAAGGACTCGCGGCGCTCGGCGACAAGTTCGAAAAGCTCGGCATCGAAGCCGTCGCCATCATGTTCATCAACTGTTACGCCAACAGCGCGCATGAGAAGCGCGCGAAGGAGATCCTGAGCAAGCGGCTGCCGGGCGTGTTTGTATCCGCCTCGCACGAATTGTCGCAGGAGTATCGCGAGTTCGAGCGCGTCTCGACCGTCGCGGCCAACGCCTTCATCGGTCCCAAGGTCCGGCGCTACATCGGCGAGATCGACCAGCACATCCGCAGCGACGACTTCAAAGGCTCGTTCCTCATCGTTCAGTCGACAGGCGGTCTGTACGAAAGCGAGCAGGCGCAGTCGCAATGCGTGCGCATGCTGGAGTCCGGCCCGGCAGCCGGCGTGATCGGCACGCAGGCGCTGTGTCATACGCTTGGGATCGAGAACGCCATCGCCTTCGATATGGGCGGCACCACGGCCAAGGCTGGCGTCATCTACAAGGGCGAGGCGCTGACCACTGGAGCGGCTCTGATCGGCGGTTACGACAAGGCTCTGCCGATCCAGATCGCCATGATGGACATTTTCGAGGTCGGCACCGGCGGCGGCTCGATCGCCAAGCTCGAGGACGAGGCATTGAGAGTGGGTCCGCAGAGCGCGGGCGCGCAGCCGGGTCCGGCCTGTTACGGTCTCGGCGGCACCGAGCCGACCGTGACCGACGCCAACCTGATGCTGGGACGGCTCGGCGCCGACCGCTTCCTGGGCGGCGAGATGAAGCTCGATACCGCGGCCGCGGAACGGGCCCTGGCCAAAATCGGCAAGCCGCTGGACATGAACGCGACTGAAGCCGCCGATGGTATCCTGCGCATTGCCGCGACCGCGATGTCCTACGCCGTGAAGGGCGTCACGACCGAACGCGGTCTCGACGCCGGCGATTTCGTGATGGTGGCCTATGGCGGCGCGGGCCCGCTGCACGCGGTCGCCGTGGCGCGCGAGATCGGCATCCGCAACGTGATCATTCCGGGCGCGCCTGGCGTGTTCTCAGCTTTCGGTATGCTGTTCTCCGACCTGCGCTACGACTATGTGCGCACGCATTTGATGCAGCTTGCCGATGCGCCGTTCGACGAGATCGAGGCGGTTTTCAAAGAGCTGGAGCAACAGGGCCGCGACGCCATTGCGTCGACGTCGGTCCGGCCGCACCAGGTCACGGCGAAGCGCGCGCTCGATATGCGTTACGTCGGGCAGGAACATCCGGTCACGGTCGAGTTGCCGCTGAACGTGTTTGCCAAGCAGGACCGCAAGGCGATCAAGAAGCACTTCGACGATGACCACCTGCAGCGCTACGGCACCTCGGCGCCGGATGAGCGCGCCGAGATCGTCAGCCTCCGCGTCACTGTCGCCGGCGTGATGAAGAAGCCGCCGCAGGAGAAGATCAAGAAGGGCGGCAGCGCGCCGACGAAGGCAGCCTTCACGGGTAAGCGCAAGGCATCGTTCGACGGCAAGTTCCGCGATACGCCGACCTATCGGCGCGCCGAACTGCTGGCCGGTAACAAGATTGCCGGGCCGGCGCTGATCGAGGAGCACGCCTCGACCACGGTGCTGATGCCGGGCGACAAGATGACGGTCGATGCTTACGGCAATCTCGTAATTGCCGTTGCGGGAGCGAAGTAG
- a CDS encoding GntR family transcriptional regulator — translation MNNRSRTISGPKPTGAQIVYEALRRAIISVRLAPGEPLEELQLCKTYKVSRTPVREALIRLASEDLVELEPNRGAKVATLQFVDVVDHYEAMDIFQPLICHFAAVRRTPHDLTAIENCVDEFRQAMTKRSAEAIIVANFNLHAAIAAACHNRSLEKAYRRMLTDKLRIAQQGARASSDAEQELARRFQRTFRISEQLAAAIAKADPVAAERVASELNAYIRTQVIDVLSTSLGAAAKVRQGRLKEIQATRRSLDDRVTRAAETDR, via the coding sequence ATGAATAACCGGTCCAGGACCATCAGCGGGCCGAAGCCCACCGGCGCGCAAATCGTCTACGAGGCTTTGCGCCGCGCCATCATCAGCGTGCGTCTCGCCCCCGGCGAACCGCTCGAGGAGTTGCAGCTCTGCAAGACCTACAAGGTGTCGCGCACCCCCGTAAGGGAAGCCTTGATCCGTCTGGCGTCGGAAGATCTGGTCGAGCTCGAGCCCAACCGCGGTGCGAAGGTCGCAACCTTGCAGTTCGTCGATGTGGTCGACCACTACGAAGCGATGGACATCTTTCAGCCGCTCATCTGCCATTTCGCCGCGGTCCGGCGGACGCCGCACGATCTCACTGCCATCGAGAACTGCGTCGATGAATTCCGGCAGGCGATGACGAAAAGGAGTGCGGAAGCCATCATCGTCGCCAATTTCAATCTTCATGCGGCCATCGCCGCAGCATGTCACAACCGAAGCCTTGAAAAGGCTTATCGCAGAATGCTCACGGACAAGCTGCGCATTGCACAGCAAGGCGCCCGTGCGTCGTCGGATGCAGAACAAGAACTGGCGCGACGCTTCCAGCGAACGTTTCGGATTTCCGAACAGCTCGCTGCGGCGATCGCAAAGGCAGACCCGGTCGCGGCAGAACGCGTTGCAAGCGAGCTCAACGCCTACATCCGCACCCAGGTCATCGACGTTCTATCCACGAGCCTCGGGGCAGCCGCGAAGGTACGTCAGGGTCGACTCAAGGAAATCCAGGCAACCCGCCGCTCGCTGGACGACCGCGTCACAAGAGCGGCAGAAACCGATCGATGA
- a CDS encoding Bug family tripartite tricarboxylate transporter substrate binding protein: MRWRALSAGLLLAVTTLCAFPVRAADWPTKPIHIIVPFAPGGAADIWARLLAEPLSAELKQSVVVENRGGGGGMLAAQLVARAEPDGYTILIGGLGPQILAPAVADNPGFDALRDFTHIVYIGGPPIVWVVPPSSELHSVNDLIAAAKANKFSGYASSGVGTVGHLVVEYVAGKNGLKLTHIPYNTAAFTDIIGGRVPMGSFTWGAALGQLQGGTLRALAVTTEARRPEQPNVPTFKELGYDLVASTWFSFSGPKGMPKEVVDRLNQETLRILQLPDIKKRLEQDAFDPKPLLPDQVGAFFAAEAQRWVPVAQAAMKKQ, from the coding sequence ATGAGGTGGCGGGCGCTGAGCGCGGGATTGTTGCTGGCTGTCACCACTTTGTGCGCGTTTCCCGTGCGGGCGGCCGACTGGCCGACAAAGCCCATTCACATCATTGTGCCGTTCGCGCCGGGTGGCGCGGCCGACATCTGGGCGCGGCTGCTCGCCGAGCCCTTGTCGGCGGAGCTGAAGCAGAGCGTCGTGGTCGAGAATCGCGGCGGCGGTGGCGGCATGCTGGCGGCGCAGCTGGTCGCTCGTGCCGAGCCCGATGGCTATACGATCCTGATCGGCGGGCTTGGGCCGCAGATCCTGGCGCCGGCCGTGGCCGACAATCCGGGCTTCGACGCGCTGCGCGATTTCACCCATATCGTCTATATCGGCGGCCCGCCGATCGTCTGGGTGGTGCCGCCGTCGAGCGAACTGCATTCGGTGAACGATCTGATCGCCGCAGCCAAAGCCAACAAGTTCTCGGGCTATGCCTCGTCCGGTGTCGGCACGGTCGGTCATCTCGTCGTGGAGTATGTCGCGGGCAAGAACGGGCTCAAGCTTACGCATATCCCGTACAACACCGCGGCCTTCACCGACATCATCGGCGGCCGTGTGCCGATGGGATCGTTTACCTGGGGCGCGGCGCTGGGACAGCTCCAGGGCGGTACGCTGCGTGCGCTCGCGGTGACAACTGAGGCGCGGCGGCCGGAACAGCCGAATGTGCCGACCTTCAAGGAACTCGGTTACGACCTGGTCGCCAGCACATGGTTCTCGTTCTCCGGTCCAAAGGGCATGCCGAAAGAGGTCGTGGATCGTCTCAATCAGGAGACACTGCGCATTCTTCAATTGCCCGATATCAAGAAGCGTCTAGAGCAGGACGCGTTCGATCCGAAGCCGCTCTTGCCTGATCAGGTCGGGGCTTTCTTCGCGGCCGAGGCCCAGCGCTGGGTTCCTGTGGCGCAAGCCGCGATGAAAAAGCAGTAG